GTTGATCCAGGTGCTGCGCCATCTGGAGGCGTTGCTGCCGTCCGGGCCCGTTTCCATCGACGTGCCGGATCCGGACCTGGGACACGGGCGCTATCCCGGCGAGCGCGTGGAGGGTGGGCTCGTGCACCGGCCGCTGCGCAGCTGGTGCGACCTGGCGGAGGGACTGTCGTGCCGTCTGCGCACGCCTCGCGGGGTGGACGCGACGCACGTGCGGCTCACGTTCGAACCGCTGGGTTCGGAGGCCTCGTGGCACGCGGGAGGCGGGGCGCGGACGGAGGCGCCGCAGGAGCGCTATGGCGCCGCGTCCGACTTCGCGCGCGTGCGGAAGTTCGAGGACGCGGGCTTCCTGATGCCCTGGCTGGAGGCGGTGGGGCGACTGGTGCTGCCCACGGGCCCGAGGCTCCTGGACCTGGGCGTCAACCGGGGCGATGAGCTGGCCGCGTTCGCGGAGGTGGAGGGCATCCGCTTCGTCGGCGTGGACCACAGCGCGAGCGCGTTGGCGGAGGCCCGGGCTGCGTTTCCGGATCCTCGCCATGCGTTCGTGCAGGCGGACCTGAACGCGCTGCCCGCGGACCTGGGCCGCTTCGACGTGGTGGTGTCGGTGGGCACGTTGCAGAGCCCGGGTGTGGATGACCGGGCGCTCTTGCGCAAGCTGGTGCAGGAGCACCTGGAACCCAAGGCCTCGCTGGTGCTGGGCTTCCCCAACTCACGCTTCCGAGACGGGGAGGTCGTGTACGGCGCGCGCGTGCGCAACCTGCGCGAGCCGGACCTGTCGCTGCTGGTGAAGGACCTGTCCTTCTACCGCCGCTACCTGCACCAGCACGGCTTCCGCACGTTCCTGGGCGGCAAGTACGACCTGCTGCTCACGGCGGTGAGAGGTCAGGCTTTCGGTTCGGGGGATGCGGACGACTGAGGATCGGGCTGCGAGAGGTGATGGGCGGTGGCGGGGATGACGGCCATGCTGCCCAGCCAGAAGATGAACCCGATGGAGGGGGAGAGCAGTTCCAGGTAGCGGTTCCCGCCGCTCTCATCCGCGGGGACGGGGTTCACGTACCAGGTGAGCGAAGACAGCGCGAGGACGCACGCCGCGCCGCCGACGCAGAGCGCCTTCCGGTCCGCGCCCGCGAGGAGCAGGACGAAGGCCAGGGCCAGCAGGGGATTCGCGTACCAGCCGAACTGGAACGTGAAGACGCCCACCCAGCCCACGAGCAGCAGCGGCATGCCCCACATGTGTTCCTCGGCACGCTGGTTCGTGTTGTACACGGTCATCGCGGGCGTCGCACAGGCGAGCACGAAGAGCAGGGCCGACACACCACAGGCGGTGAGGCGTGTCTTCTGTTGCGACTGGGCGTGGGCGGAAGGCGCTGGACGGGGCGAGGTCATCGGGAAGGGGGCTTTCGAAGGAAGAGCGCCGCGACGGGGACAATCAGCAGGCTGGCCATCCAGACATAGAAGCCGATGGCGGTCCCCTGCACGTCGGAGTTGTAGGCGTGCATCGTGGCGATTGAAGACAGCCCGAGGATGCACGCCGTACCGCCGAACCAGAACGCCTTCTGGTTCCTCCTCAGCCCGAGCATGAAGAGCGCCACGAGCAGCAGGGGATTGGCGAGCCAGCCGAAGTTCCCGGAGACCACGCCCGTCCAGCCGATGAGCAGCAGGAACGCCCCATTCGTTGCCGAATCCCCCCCGCCGTGCGGAGTGCGAGTGATCAGCGCGGGCAGGAAGCAGGCGATGACGTAGAGCCCGATGGACACGCTACAGGCCGTGAGGCGTGCGTTCGCGTCGTCGACGCCGCTGGCAGGACGGACCGGGGTGGATGAGGCCATGCGGGGGGGAGGCTACTTCAGCCCTGAGCCGGTCCGCGCGAGGCGCCGGGGACCCACCAGCAGACACTGTCTACGGGAGAAGGCTCACGGCGATTCTTCGCCAGCGGTCAGCCACCAGTACGGATCGAAGCCATCGGCGCGATGGACCGAGGCGCTGAAGTCCTCGCAGTCCAGCCCCAGTCGCAGGCTCTCTTCGGGAGACAGGCCCGCGAGCCGGGTGGCCTGCTCGAAGACGGCTGCACGCGTCAGTTGGGGATTCGAGCGCGCCAGCCGGCAGGCCTCCGGGGCCACCGCATGAAGCCGGTACAGCCGCCGGGTGTCGGCCGCTTCACTGATGAAATACAGGCTCACCGGTACGGCTAGGAGCAGTGCGGAGACCGACACCCACCGGCTCGCCTTGAAGGCCCGTGACAGGAGGGCCACGACGGCCAGGCTGAAGGACAGCTCCGCGCCGATCAGGAAGACGCTTCCCCGGTAGTGATGCAGGTCCTTGAGGAAGGGCGCGAAGAAGGCGCCTGCTACCAGGAGCAGCAGCAGCGCCACGATGGGCACTGCCCGCCACACTCTTGAGTCCTCGCGTCGAAGCCACGTGGGAGCCATGCCTTCGGGCACCTCCGAGCCGGTTCGCTCCCAATGCTACTTCATCGCGTGTTGCGCGGACGTGAGAGGTCAGGCGTCGGAATCCGTTTGGGTATCGTCTTCAGGCACGTCGACGTGGTCGAGCGCGATCCGAACCTGGTCTTGGTAAAATGGGACGATCTCCACGGCGGCTACGCGGTTGAGTACCTCCCGCGCTGCGGCGAAGTCTCCTGTCTGCTTGAGCTTGTGTGACTCCACGAGGGCTCGTGACAGTCGGCGTGACCCATCCCGGATGCGGCGATGCATTTCACGCAAGAGCGCTGCGGCTGTGTCGGGGGCGTTCAATGCCCGCCGCGCTTCTTCTTGGCTGAGCGCCACATCTGGCGCGACGCGAAACAACAGCTCGCGCACTTCCTCTGTCAATGGAAGCGCGCCATCATCCGGGAGCTGGCCTGCCAGAGACCGGACTCGATCCCAATCGCCAGGGTTCATCCTCGCCCTCCAGGCCCCTGATGGCACATCTCGAAGGGCCACTCATGCTGGCCTTTGCAGCGCTCCATGCACGCACTGCAGTCGCCTGTCCATCGTGGCTTCTTCTGCCCCGCGCACAAGGTGTAGGTGTCGATGCAGTGCTGTCTCCAGCCGTCATCGGATGAATCGCCTGATTCGGCACTCGTTGCTTTCTGGGCCTGACGCGTTGCCTCGATCAACGTAGCGGTCTCGGCTGCCTCCGCTGCTGTCAGCCCACAGCCTTCGGCACTCCGAAACTTCTTCCAGCAGCACACCGTCGATGGGTCCCCTGGACGGCATGCATCCGTCGCTTGGGCGAGGAAGGCATTCGCGTTCCGGTCTGGAGCATGTTGAGTGGCGGTTGCGCAGTTCGCGCTGATTCCGAGCACGGCGATCAATCGTGGCGTGATGGTCACGGCTTCATCGCCCTGGCGCGCAGCTTCTCCAGCGTCTGCGCGAGGCGGCGAGCGCGGGTCTCCTCTTTCTTCGCCTCGGTGAGCGCCTTCACGAACTCCTTGCGGTGCGTGAACGCCAGGTTCGTGAACACGTCCCGCAGCGCGGGCTCCGCGTCCAGCGCGCGCTGGAGGTCCTCCGGCACCTCGATCTCCCGAGGTGCCGTGTCCCGCTCCAGCGTGATGCTCAGCATCGCGCCGTCCTCGATGCCCGCGGCCTCTCGCACCTCCTTGGTGAAGCCCAGGTAGGTCAGGCCGCCGTACACCATCAACCGGCTCCGGAAGGGCTGCCCGTTGACGGTGCCCACCACGGGGGGCCGTGCCTCGCCGTAGGCCTCCTTGCTGTCGAACGGACAGCGCACGAAGCGGCCTCCCACGTCGTTGGCCACTTCGAGCTTCGCCTTGAACTTGCGCACGGCCATGAGCGTGTCCCCGTCCTACGGCTTGACGAACTT
This DNA window, taken from Corallococcus coralloides DSM 2259, encodes the following:
- a CDS encoding YdeI/OmpD-associated family protein; this translates as MAVRKFKAKLEVANDVGGRFVRCPFDSKEAYGEARPPVVGTVNGQPFRSRLMVYGGLTYLGFTKEVREAAGIEDGAMLSITLERDTAPREIEVPEDLQRALDAEPALRDVFTNLAFTHRKEFVKALTEAKKEETRARRLAQTLEKLRARAMKP
- a CDS encoding DUSAM domain-containing protein; amino-acid sequence: MNPGDWDRVRSLAGQLPDDGALPLTEEVRELLFRVAPDVALSQEEARRALNAPDTAAALLREMHRRIRDGSRRLSRALVESHKLKQTGDFAAAREVLNRVAAVEIVPFYQDQVRIALDHVDVPEDDTQTDSDA
- a CDS encoding class I SAM-dependent methyltransferase; translated protein: MSSRPSSESPRRFHSEPLIQVLRHLEALLPSGPVSIDVPDPDLGHGRYPGERVEGGLVHRPLRSWCDLAEGLSCRLRTPRGVDATHVRLTFEPLGSEASWHAGGGARTEAPQERYGAASDFARVRKFEDAGFLMPWLEAVGRLVLPTGPRLLDLGVNRGDELAAFAEVEGIRFVGVDHSASALAEARAAFPDPRHAFVQADLNALPADLGRFDVVVSVGTLQSPGVDDRALLRKLVQEHLEPKASLVLGFPNSRFRDGEVVYGARVRNLREPDLSLLVKDLSFYRRYLHQHGFRTFLGGKYDLLLTAVRGQAFGSGDADD